A DNA window from Undibacterium sp. YM2 contains the following coding sequences:
- the miaA gene encoding tRNA (adenosine(37)-N6)-dimethylallyltransferase MiaA: MNIHTTTSVQKVIAIMGPTASGKTAAALEIARHYPAEIISVDSALVYRDMNIGTAKPNAAELAAVPHHLIDIIDPAESYSVAQFRKDTQRLVSEIQARGKLPLLVGGTMMYFKALMDGLDDLPAADSAIRAELDAEAARIGVPGLHARLATLDPETAARLKPQDSQRIQRALEIIAITGQPMSALLAKQERAAPPFDMHAISLEPSERSVLHQRIALRFDTMLQQGFIDEVKALKQRPDLHANLPSIRCVGYRQAWDYLDGITTLAEMRELGIIATRQLAKRQVTWLRSMPNRIIIDCLATDAQAQIMESVRQALASPE, encoded by the coding sequence ATGAATATCCACACAACTACGTCAGTACAAAAAGTCATCGCCATCATGGGGCCTACCGCCTCAGGCAAAACCGCCGCTGCGCTGGAAATTGCGCGCCACTATCCGGCAGAAATCATCTCCGTCGATTCTGCCCTTGTTTACCGCGACATGAACATAGGCACGGCCAAACCCAATGCAGCAGAACTGGCCGCAGTACCCCACCACCTCATCGACATCATCGACCCGGCAGAATCCTATTCAGTAGCTCAGTTTCGCAAGGACACACAAAGACTGGTCAGCGAGATACAAGCCAGGGGCAAGCTACCCCTGCTGGTAGGCGGCACCATGATGTATTTCAAAGCCCTGATGGATGGCCTGGACGACCTGCCAGCCGCAGACTCGGCCATACGAGCAGAACTCGATGCAGAAGCCGCCCGCATAGGCGTACCCGGCCTGCACGCCAGACTGGCAACGCTGGACCCCGAAACCGCAGCAAGACTCAAACCGCAAGACAGCCAGCGCATACAACGCGCCCTGGAAATCATCGCCATCACCGGCCAGCCCATGTCCGCCCTGCTGGCCAAACAGGAACGCGCCGCGCCGCCTTTCGACATGCACGCCATCTCGCTGGAACCATCAGAGCGCAGCGTCCTGCACCAGCGCATCGCCCTGCGCTTTGACACCATGCTCCAGCAAGGCTTTATTGACGAAGTCAAAGCCCTAAAACAAAGACCAGACCTGCACGCCAACCTGCCATCCATACGCTGCGTAGGCTACCGCCAAGCCTGGGATTATCTCGATGGCATAACCACGCTCGCAGAAATGCGCGAACTAGGCATCATCGCCACCCGCCAACTCGCCAAACGCCAGGTCACCTGGCTAAGATCCATGCCAAACCGCATCATCATCGACTGCCTGGCAACCGACGCCCAGGCACAGATCATGGAGAGCGTCAGGCAGGCATTGGCAAGCCCAGAGTGA